A genome region from Streptomyces pratensis includes the following:
- a CDS encoding aminoglycoside phosphotransferase family protein, translating to MYTASSSVSAPPRLLRPAGAGGGPYLDPRAASPVSGAGRTRRTAGPGSQPLSGRLDLSGAQGAQLRMAIASVHRICPEFNPVQVLRRSGRSVLIVGTTGRTTAVAKCLLDHSPAWTERFRHEITAYRAFVRHRPPVRVPRLIAADPENCTLVIERMPGRVAALTRHPAEAPPRADLRAVLGAVSRVNAWRPPAGLFEAPLDYASRIARYHELGLFTDRDLGDLQKLLHGLAHAGGRQGMGQFCHGDALLSNILLPPTGPVLVDWEHAGWYLPGYDLATLWAVLGDAPASRRQISQLAQAAGAAARDAFLVNLMIVLTREIRTYETAVQRAMREGAPAGGGQARQGVLSSSEEQRLLLRRLHDDCAMARRAVRAAVGTR from the coding sequence ATGTACACAGCATCGTCCTCCGTGTCCGCCCCGCCCCGGCTGCTTCGTCCCGCGGGGGCGGGCGGCGGGCCGTATCTCGACCCACGCGCCGCGTCACCGGTGTCCGGCGCGGGTCGGACCCGGCGGACGGCGGGTCCGGGCTCCCAACCGCTCAGCGGAAGACTGGACTTGTCCGGCGCCCAGGGCGCGCAGCTGCGGATGGCCATCGCTTCCGTGCACCGCATCTGTCCGGAGTTCAATCCGGTACAGGTACTCCGCCGCAGCGGACGCTCTGTGCTCATCGTGGGCACCACCGGGCGCACGACTGCGGTGGCCAAGTGCTTACTCGACCACTCCCCCGCATGGACGGAGCGGTTCCGGCACGAAATAACTGCGTATCGTGCCTTCGTCAGGCACCGCCCGCCGGTCCGGGTACCGCGCCTCATCGCCGCCGACCCGGAGAACTGCACCCTGGTGATCGAGCGGATGCCCGGCCGCGTCGCGGCCCTGACGAGGCATCCGGCCGAGGCGCCGCCCCGTGCGGATCTGAGGGCCGTTCTCGGAGCCGTCAGCCGGGTCAACGCGTGGAGGCCGCCGGCCGGCCTGTTCGAGGCGCCGCTGGACTACGCCTCACGCATCGCCCGCTATCACGAGCTGGGGCTTTTCACCGACCGTGATCTGGGTGACCTCCAGAAGCTGCTGCACGGCCTGGCCCACGCAGGCGGCCGTCAGGGCATGGGCCAGTTCTGCCACGGCGACGCCCTGCTCTCGAACATCCTGCTGCCGCCCACCGGACCCGTGCTGGTCGACTGGGAGCACGCCGGCTGGTATCTGCCGGGGTACGACCTGGCAACGCTCTGGGCCGTGCTCGGTGACGCCCCGGCGTCACGACGACAGATCAGCCAGCTGGCGCAGGCAGCGGGTGCCGCAGCCCGGGACGCCTTCCTGGTCAACCTGATGATCGTACTGACGCGGGAGATCCGTACGTATGAGACGGCTGTCCAGCGGGCCATGCGCGAAGGCGCACCGGCCGGTGGAGGGCAGGCGCGACAGGGTGTCCTGTCCTCCAGCGAGGAGCAGCGGCTGCTGCTGCGCAGGCTGCACGACGACTGCGCGATGGCCCGGCGGGCCGTGCGCGCGGCGGTGGGCACACGCTGA